TTCATCCCAGCCCGTCTTTTGCAAACTTCACCCGTTAGGCGTGAAGGACGTGACTCCACTGCCGCTGGGCGTTATGAGATCATTGATCTGGACCTCTCCAAGTATGATCGCCTGGCCACGCGATTTGCCCAAGAGCAGGAAAAGACGCTGGATTTCCTGAAGAGCGGCATTGCTACCAAGAGCAAGACCTTTAACCAGCTCATCGGCCAGATCGAACTCGTGTCCGTGAATTCCAAGGCTCCCATGCTGATCATGGGCCCCACTGGCGCGGGCAAGTCCCTGCTGGCCTCACGCATCTATGATCTACGCGCTACCCGCGCAGGCCTAACCGGAAGGTTTGTCGAAGTCAACTGTGCCACCCTGCGCGGGGATCAAGCCATGAGCACTCTGTTTGGTCATCGCCGGGGAGCCTTCACGGGTGCGCAAGCGGACCGCCCCGGTCTGCTAAAGGAGGCCGATAAAGGCCTGATCTTCTTGGATGAAATCGGCGAATTGGGCCTGGATGAACAGGCGATGCTGCTGCGTGCTCTGGAGGATAAAACCTTTCTCCCACTGGGTGCTGACAAGGCCGTCTCCAGCGATTTCCAACTCATCGCCGGCACGAATCGCGACCTGCGTGCGGAGGTGAAAGGGGGAAAATTTCGAGACGATCTTCTCGCCCGCATCAATCTGTGGACCTTCACCCTGCCCAGCCTGGCCGAGCGGCGCGAGGACATCAGCGCCAACCTGGACTTTGAGCTAGAACGTTTTGCCAAATCTCACCGCAGGCAAGTGCGCTTCAACAAAGAGGCTCGTGAAGCCTTTCTCAAATTTGCTCGCAGCCCCGAGGCCAAATGGAACGCCAACTTCCGCGACCTCAACGCCGCCGTCACCCGCATGGCCACCCTAGCCCCCAAAGGCCGCATCACCGTGGACTGTGTGGAGCAGGAGAAAGCCCGCCTGCTGAACGGGTGGCAGGAAGGCGAACCTCAGCGGCAGGACTCCGTCCTCAGCAATGAAGAGCGGTCGCAGATCGACCCCTTTGACCTCGTGCAACTGGACTATGTGCTCGGCATCTGCCGCGAGAGCAAAACCCTCTCCGATGCCGGCCGGAAACTCTTTGCCATCTCTCGCGAGAGCAAAGCCAAGACCAACGATGCGGACCGCCTCAAAAAATACCTCACCCGTTTTGGCCTGACCTGGGAGCGCGTAAAATAATTCACCAGCCAGGACTGGCGACAAATTTGCGCAACTCCTTGTTATCCACCATCTGGGTGATGCGGATCTCCCCATCATGACTGGCTGTGATGACGGCCTGCCCATCACCGCCCCCGAGGAGGGCCATGGCATTCACCCGGTCACCATGCATGACCAACCGGGCTTTGGTCTTTCGGGCCTTGGCATCAATCACGCTGACCTGCCCACTGCCGCTGGCGGTGATCGGTGTATCCTGGTTCAGGTAACTCAGGGCCAGCACTTCCGTGCGGCCTGCCGGGCGTAGTGTGCTATCCTTCTTTCCCGTGCCATCTAGCGTCCAGCGCCGGGCCTCACCATCCTGGCCACCAGAGATCACTTCCTTGCCATCCGGGGCAAAGGCCACGCTGAGCACAGGCACGCTGTGGCCGGTAAAGGTGCCTTCAATTTCTCCCGTGGCGGTCTTCATGACTTTAGCCGTGCGGTCGCGGCTGGCGGTCGCCACGTGCTGGCCGTCCGGACTGATCGCTAAGCCAAGAATCCAGTCCGCATGGGCCTCAAGGTTCCAGATTTCCTTGCCTTCGGGCAGGGCAAAGCAGCGCACCCGGTTGTCGGCCCCTGCGGTGACCAAATACTTTCCATCGGGAGACGTCACCGCATCCAGCGCACAGTCGCGCATTTGGGCCAGCCGCTTGCGCTCCGCAGGTTTGGCGTAGTTTACCAGCCACACTTCGCCACTGCGCCCAGGGGTGCCTCCGGCGACTGCAAGCCACGGGCCGCCCTGAACAAAACTGAGACCAAGCACCCGCTCCGGCATGCCTGCCAGCCGCCCGCGCATCTTACCAGTCGCCGGGTCCCAGCTCAGCACCTCATGGTAACCGCTGGTCACCAGCACCTTGCCATCACCATTCAAAGCGAGCGCCGTTACCGGGATGGGACGCGGATACTTCTCCAGTGTCTGCGCCACCTTCTGCGGTAGCAGACTTGTGAGGGAAGCCTGGGCATTGGAGCCATCATACTTCGCCCCTTCACTGATCCATTGACGGATCAATGCGATGTCTTTCTCCGGCAGGGCATCGGCCTTTTTGGGCATGCGGTCTGAATCGTCATGAACAACGAGGAGTTCATACAGCTCACTAGCCTCCGCCTTGCCTGGAACCACAGTAGCCTCTTCACTATCCCCGGTTTTGAGCAGTTGCTCAAAGGTGTCGAGCCGATAGCCACCTTTGGCCTTTTCGGCGCGGTGACATTCCAGGCATTGGCCTGCCAAAATGGGGGCGATCTGCTTCGAAAATGAAACTGGTGCAGCCAGGGCGGAACTGGAAGCGAGAAAGCTGGCGATGATGAACCTCACGAAGAAAGAACGTCTGCCACTCGACACTTTGAACAGATGAAATGTGCCGTCAGCGGTCATCCAGAGCATCCGCCACCGCAGGCTCGAGTTCACGTGAACCATCGCCGCCCAGTTTTTCATCCAGAGCCTCCAGCCGATGAATGAGGTCGGCAATGTGCTTGCGCGGATACATCCCTCCCGCAGGCTGGCAAAAGTGGGTGCGACAGCCGAAAGGACGGTGCGCATAGATGGTACAGCGCCCCTCTTTCCCCAACAGGGGACAAGCACCCTCGGGATGCGGTTTCATCACCTTGCGCCCACTGGCACGCACGCCCTGGGCCGCGTAGATCGCTTCTCCCAAAGTAAGGAACGGCGTCTTGCCGGTCAGCCGGAAATGACAGCACTGGGTGCGCATCTGGCAGTCTCGCTGCAAGGGGCGTTTTTCCAGTTCCGCATACACGGCCTTCACCTCATCCAAGGTGGCGCGGAGGGCGGGGTCAGGCTGCTTGCGTGCCACGGCGATTACTCTGGCACGATGACTTGGTCATCCGGCTGCACCTGCACATCCACGCTGGGATTGCCAGTGCCCGAGGAAAGATTATGAACAGTGGGGGCACGACCTGCACGGACGAGCTTCACTTTTCTCATGCTGCCGAAGGGCGTGGGACCGCCTGCGGTCATGATGGCCTGGGAAAGTGTCATGTTCTGTTTGTAAGGCACAGCTCCGGGTTTGTTGACCCCCGTCACCATCACTTGTCGCATCGTGGGATCGCCCACACCGTCGATGGATACCAGGACGTTAGGCCGGGTGTAGATTTCACGACTGATGTAGGTCTGCTCAATCGTTCGCTGAAGAGCGGAGGGCTTCAGCCCGAGCGCACGCACTTCACCAATGTGCAGGAGATTGATCGTCCCACCATCACTGATGGTGTACACACCTTTGATCTGCGCCACTTCGTTATCCGGGATGGCCCCGACGGAAATGGTGATGCGGTCTCCAGGCCGGAGAGGCAGTTCGCCGCTCTGGGCGGAGGCCTGGCGGAGCAGCCCCAGGCAGGCCAGAAGAAGTAAAAACGATTTGTTCATAACCAAAAGGACTGAGAATTAGAAAAGGTCTCCTCGCGGAGTGTTCGAAGATGCAGCGACCCCTGAGTTGGGCTGGCCAGTGGGGGACTGTTTTTTACGTCGTTCCGGTTTTTTGTCCGCCGGTGCCGCCATGTTGTCGGGCGAGTAATAGGTGTAGTAGCTGGTGTAATACTGGTATTGGGAATCGCTTCGGAGATCCACATTGTTCAGCACCACGCCCAGGACAGTGCCGCCTACATTTTCTACCGTCTGCTTCACCCGCAGCAGCATGTGGCGCGGCAGTTTCCGATGCTGTACCACGATGAGTGTCAGATCAGCCTCATTGGCCAGAACGGACGCATCGCTGACACCGAGGATCGGCGGTGAGTCAATCAGCACCAGGTCAAAGCGGCTCTTGGCATCGGCAATGAGTTCCGACATGCGCTGGGAATTCAGCACGCCGGCACTGTCCGCCGGCAGCATGCCGCTGGGCAGAAAGTATAGATTTTCCACCGGGGTGCGCACGACTACTTCCTCAAGCTGCACATTCGTGGTGAGGAAATTGGTGAGCCCCACCGAGTTGCTGACGTCAAACAGCGTGTGCATCCGCGGACGGCGCAGATCTGCATCGATGAGCAAGACACTGTATCCGCCCTGGGCGCAAACGAAGGCCAGGTTGCAAAGCGTGGTGGACTTGCCCTCCCCTGCCCCGCCACTGGTCACCGTGATGCAGTTGGCATCCGGGTTCCGCCGATTGAACTCAATGTTAGTCCGCAGAATGCGATAGGCCTCGGCATCGGGATTAAAGCCGCTGGCCCGGTGCAGCACCGCGACATCCTTGGGGATCACCGCCAGGACCGGCACGCCGAGGAACCGCTCCACATCATCCAGGCTTTTCACCGAGGTATCCATGTACTCGAGGAAGAAGGCCAGGCCCACCCCCAGCATCAGCCCCAGCACGCCACCCAGAGCCAGGTTCAGCGCCACATTCGGCTTGGCCGGTTTGCCCTCTGGCGTAGCGATAGCATAAATGGTGGCGGGCGATTTCACCAACTCGAGTTCCGCTTTGGTCTGAAAATAGGTGGACTTGAGCTGCAGGAGCAGGCTCTCGATATAGGCCACTTCATCGGCTGCCGTCTTGTAATCATTCTGGGCAGACTGCTGATCCAGCATGCCTTTTTTTGCATCTTCGTTGGAACTTTGCAAGGAGGCACGGCGCTTGATCGCGAAGTCCATGCGAGTCTGCAAAGCCGAAAGATGCGATTTGACGGCATCAAGGATGAGCTGTTTGGAAAGCAGAATCTGGCTGTCCACCCCCTCCACCTCCGGATGCTTCCGCCCACGCCCGGCATTGACCAGACCTTCACGGGTGACCTGCAGCTTATTGAGGTC
The Prosthecobacter algae DNA segment above includes these coding regions:
- the rtcR gene encoding RNA repair transcriptional activator RtcR translates to MKSTVVFGFLGSSLDRAQGADRWSRWRPTVAMCQQEDLLVSRMELLVEPKFLDMAQQVIADIRQVSPETAVKVHEVSFADPWDFQQVYEGLYDLITNYAFKTDKEDYLIHLTTGTHVAQICWFLLNEANFIPARLLQTSPVRREGRDSTAAGRYEIIDLDLSKYDRLATRFAQEQEKTLDFLKSGIATKSKTFNQLIGQIELVSVNSKAPMLIMGPTGAGKSLLASRIYDLRATRAGLTGRFVEVNCATLRGDQAMSTLFGHRRGAFTGAQADRPGLLKEADKGLIFLDEIGELGLDEQAMLLRALEDKTFLPLGADKAVSSDFQLIAGTNRDLRAEVKGGKFRDDLLARINLWTFTLPSLAERREDISANLDFELERFAKSHRRQVRFNKEAREAFLKFARSPEAKWNANFRDLNAAVTRMATLAPKGRITVDCVEQEKARLLNGWQEGEPQRQDSVLSNEERSQIDPFDLVQLDYVLGICRESKTLSDAGRKLFAISRESKAKTNDADRLKKYLTRFGLTWERVK
- a CDS encoding c-type cytochrome domain-containing protein → MRFIIASFLASSSALAAPVSFSKQIAPILAGQCLECHRAEKAKGGYRLDTFEQLLKTGDSEEATVVPGKAEASELYELLVVHDDSDRMPKKADALPEKDIALIRQWISEGAKYDGSNAQASLTSLLPQKVAQTLEKYPRPIPVTALALNGDGKVLVTSGYHEVLSWDPATGKMRGRLAGMPERVLGLSFVQGGPWLAVAGGTPGRSGEVWLVNYAKPAERKRLAQMRDCALDAVTSPDGKYLVTAGADNRVRCFALPEGKEIWNLEAHADWILGLAISPDGQHVATASRDRTAKVMKTATGEIEGTFTGHSVPVLSVAFAPDGKEVISGGQDGEARRWTLDGTGKKDSTLRPAGRTEVLALSYLNQDTPITASGSGQVSVIDAKARKTKARLVMHGDRVNAMALLGGGDGQAVITASHDGEIRITQMVDNKELRKFVASPGW
- a CDS encoding YkgJ family cysteine cluster protein, whose amino-acid sequence is MARKQPDPALRATLDEVKAVYAELEKRPLQRDCQMRTQCCHFRLTGKTPFLTLGEAIYAAQGVRASGRKVMKPHPEGACPLLGKEGRCTIYAHRPFGCRTHFCQPAGGMYPRKHIADLIHRLEALDEKLGGDGSRELEPAVADALDDR
- a CDS encoding polysaccharide biosynthesis/export family protein, with product MNKSFLLLLACLGLLRQASAQSGELPLRPGDRITISVGAIPDNEVAQIKGVYTISDGGTINLLHIGEVRALGLKPSALQRTIEQTYISREIYTRPNVLVSIDGVGDPTMRQVMVTGVNKPGAVPYKQNMTLSQAIMTAGGPTPFGSMRKVKLVRAGRAPTVHNLSSGTGNPSVDVQVQPDDQVIVPE
- a CDS encoding exopolysaccharide transport family protein encodes the protein MHDTGNELQQQALDSWQVIRNRFGLIILSFLLVFATAAIITYIMPRKYRGLVEMKIERMQTKVQVFKGSTDDFMAPSDVVIKNEFESITKPETLYPVVDKLDLQKRWSLPNRQSALAKLRGNLDTQSSVRSDFVTIEFYDQDPNVAAEIANAVAQSYMTRRVEVESKQKNEALIMLGQQIAEQEQSRDQARLKMQEAKKKGGIVGEWFSNGTNSTTPGANLRTTEDSMVVTREQALLQAELEVQSLSAEIDELSKLEGDQLVARASGLKLENTNVTSMMADLNKLQVTREGLVNAGRGRKHPEVEGVDSQILLSKQLILDAVKSHLSALQTRMDFAIKRRASLQSSNEDAKKGMLDQQSAQNDYKTAADEVAYIESLLLQLKSTYFQTKAELELVKSPATIYAIATPEGKPAKPNVALNLALGGVLGLMLGVGLAFFLEYMDTSVKSLDDVERFLGVPVLAVIPKDVAVLHRASGFNPDAEAYRILRTNIEFNRRNPDANCITVTSGGAGEGKSTTLCNLAFVCAQGGYSVLLIDADLRRPRMHTLFDVSNSVGLTNFLTTNVQLEEVVVRTPVENLYFLPSGMLPADSAGVLNSQRMSELIADAKSRFDLVLIDSPPILGVSDASVLANEADLTLIVVQHRKLPRHMLLRVKQTVENVGGTVLGVVLNNVDLRSDSQYQYYTSYYTYYSPDNMAAPADKKPERRKKQSPTGQPNSGVAASSNTPRGDLF